In Aquimarina sp. TRL1, a single window of DNA contains:
- a CDS encoding acyl carrier protein — MTVENILTGIKESFVIILEHDDFELTTETVADDVEGWESITHMMLIGEVEKKFNVKFKLMDLMKMENVGDLVAAIKKELN; from the coding sequence ATGACAGTAGAAAATATATTAACCGGCATTAAAGAATCGTTTGTTATTATTTTGGAACACGATGATTTCGAATTGACAACAGAGACCGTTGCGGATGATGTAGAAGGATGGGAGTCGATTACCCATATGATGTTAATAGGAGAAGTAGAGAAAAAATTCAACGTTAAGTTTAAATTAATGGACTTGATGAAAATGGAAAATGTAGGAGATCTCGTAGCAGCTATAAAAAAAGAATTAAACTAA